A portion of the Calothrix sp. 336/3 genome contains these proteins:
- a CDS encoding putative toxin-antitoxin system toxin component, PIN family encodes MNHKLIVIDTNVLLSAVLSPNGTTRQALDKAYKAFKIAQSEDTYQELSIRIYKPKFDKYISDTDRQDFLNIVKKYSQFIEIKFQVNICRDPDDNKFLELLKDAKAEFLITGDRDLLSLNTLAEYQNQIITPRDFLNLD; translated from the coding sequence ATGAATCATAAACTAATTGTCATTGACACAAATGTTTTACTTAGTGCTGTCCTCAGTCCTAACGGAACAACCCGTCAAGCCTTAGATAAAGCCTATAAAGCATTCAAAATCGCCCAAAGCGAGGATACTTACCAAGAATTAAGCATACGAATCTATAAACCTAAATTTGATAAATATATCTCAGATACAGACCGACAAGATTTTTTGAACATAGTTAAAAAATACAGTCAATTTATAGAAATAAAATTTCAAGTAAATATCTGTAGAGACCCAGATGACAACAAGTTTTTAGAACTTCTTAAAGATGCTAAAGCTGAGTTTTTAATCACAGGGGATCGAGACCTTTTATCACTCAATACTTTAGCTGAATATCAAAACCAGATTATTACTCCCAGAGACTTTCTAAACCTTGATTGA